A window of Fictibacillus halophilus contains these coding sequences:
- a CDS encoding DUF503 domain-containing protein has translation MIGFLTVEFFIYEAQSLKDKRSVVQKAVNRLRQRLNIAVSETDHQDLWQRAEISMVTVSSDKIIAEKELQRALAIITSITELEVTRSNIEWL, from the coding sequence ATGATCGGGTTCTTAACGGTTGAGTTTTTCATATATGAAGCACAGTCGTTAAAAGATAAACGTTCCGTTGTTCAAAAAGCGGTAAACCGGCTTCGTCAACGTTTAAATATAGCTGTATCCGAAACAGATCATCAAGATTTGTGGCAGCGCGCAGAGATAAGTATGGTTACCGTTTCTTCGGACAAAATAATAGCAGAAAAAGAATTGCAAAGAGCACTTGCGATCATTACATCTATTACTGAGTTGGAAGTTACACGTTCAAACATCGAGTGGCTGTAA
- the rbfA gene encoding 30S ribosome-binding factor RbfA encodes MGTIRSNRIGEQMKKELSDIIGRKIKDPRVGFVTVTAVDVTGDLQQATVYVSVFGDADQKEQTLRSLAKATGFIRTEIGKRIRMRKTPDIFFKFDESLNYGSKIESLLSDIKRDDEEDEENEEHPKP; translated from the coding sequence ATGGGCACAATCCGTTCCAATCGTATTGGGGAACAGATGAAAAAAGAGCTTAGTGACATTATAGGCCGAAAAATCAAAGACCCCCGCGTAGGTTTTGTGACCGTTACGGCGGTAGATGTAACTGGTGATTTACAGCAGGCAACTGTTTATGTTTCAGTGTTTGGTGATGCCGATCAAAAGGAACAAACATTACGAAGCTTAGCGAAAGCAACAGGGTTTATTCGTACGGAAATCGGAAAACGAATCCGCATGCGTAAAACACCAGACATCTTTTTTAAATTTGATGAATCTCTAAATTATGGAAGCAAGATCGAAAGTCTTTTGTCTGATATCAAACGTGATGATGAAGAAGACGAAGAAAATGAAGAGCATCCGAAACCATAA
- the truB gene encoding tRNA pseudouridine(55) synthase TruB → MSARQGILALKKPAGMTSHDCVAKIRRIFSTKKVGHTGTLDPEVTGVLPICIGRATKIAEYMSDYGKEYIGEVTLGFSTETEDAHGEKVVEKQVEKDISFSDIKDILKSLQGEIEQIPPMYSAVKVNGKKLYEYARQGLTVERPKRNVTIHELELIDDGDVLSKERPVFSFRVRCSKGTYVRTLAVEIGERLGYPAHMSSLIRTASGPFSLEDCVTFEQLESGEKPLEDYLFPLEKGISHFPTWTVTEDLLFKIKNGSVLEAPNDLVQSPFGVYNEEGKCLAIYEIHPSKPGLIKPVKVLAID, encoded by the coding sequence ATGAGTGCAAGACAAGGAATTTTGGCATTGAAAAAACCTGCTGGTATGACATCCCACGATTGTGTGGCAAAGATACGAAGAATCTTTTCTACCAAAAAAGTAGGTCACACAGGTACGTTAGATCCAGAGGTGACTGGGGTACTTCCTATCTGTATAGGAAGAGCGACGAAGATCGCAGAGTATATGTCAGACTATGGCAAGGAATATATAGGTGAGGTCACTTTAGGATTCTCTACAGAAACAGAAGATGCTCACGGTGAAAAAGTAGTAGAGAAACAAGTAGAAAAAGATATCTCATTTTCTGATATAAAAGACATCTTAAAGTCTTTACAAGGAGAGATCGAACAGATTCCCCCGATGTATTCAGCTGTTAAAGTAAACGGAAAGAAACTTTATGAATATGCGAGACAAGGACTCACTGTTGAACGCCCGAAACGAAATGTGACCATCCATGAACTCGAACTAATTGACGATGGTGACGTGTTAAGTAAAGAACGTCCTGTATTTTCATTCAGAGTACGATGTTCTAAAGGTACATACGTGAGGACGCTTGCTGTTGAGATCGGTGAGAGGCTTGGATATCCGGCACATATGTCATCTTTGATCAGGACAGCATCAGGACCTTTTTCGTTAGAAGACTGTGTAACGTTTGAGCAGCTTGAAAGCGGTGAGAAGCCTTTAGAAGATTACCTGTTTCCTCTTGAAAAAGGAATCTCTCACTTTCCGACATGGACAGTTACAGAAGATCTGTTGTTCAAGATAAAAAATGGTTCTGTACTTGAAGCACCAAATGATTTGGTACAAAGTCCGTTTGGTGTTTATAATGAAGAAGGAAAATGTCTAGCCATTTATGAGATTCATCCTTCAAAACCTGGTTTAATAAAACCGGTTAAAGTGTTAGCCATTGATTAA
- a CDS encoding bifunctional riboflavin kinase/FAD synthetase has protein sequence METIVISHPHHFQPDNLPPTILALGYFDGIHVGHQRVISTAVELAKKNNAVPAVMSFHPHPSVVLGKSDQNWTYITPLEEKKKILEEMGVERFYLVKFDHVFAGLDTQEFVDQYVIGLHVVHVVTGFDFSYGKYGKGNVKTLVKESNGQFGQTVIEKIEKDGQKISSTLIRNYLKEGRVDEIEPYLGRRYKLNGTVIHGDKRGRTIGFPTANLDTDQYSLPKVGVYAVEVSIHKKSYLAMANVGYKPTFKDDQIKPSLEVHIFDFNNEIYGEDVRITWLKRIRDEKKFSGIEELIAQLHADKSRTYEIIQSL, from the coding sequence TTGGAAACGATTGTTATAAGTCATCCGCATCATTTTCAACCAGATAACCTTCCACCAACTATTTTGGCTCTAGGTTATTTTGACGGAATCCATGTAGGGCACCAACGTGTGATCAGCACGGCAGTAGAGCTTGCTAAGAAGAACAACGCCGTTCCTGCTGTTATGAGCTTTCATCCACATCCGTCCGTCGTATTAGGTAAGAGTGATCAAAATTGGACCTATATCACACCTTTAGAAGAAAAAAAGAAGATTCTTGAGGAGATGGGTGTAGAGCGATTTTATCTTGTGAAATTTGATCATGTTTTTGCAGGTCTTGATACACAGGAGTTTGTTGATCAGTATGTGATTGGACTTCATGTAGTCCATGTTGTTACTGGTTTTGATTTTTCATATGGAAAGTATGGAAAAGGAAACGTTAAAACGTTAGTAAAAGAGTCAAACGGACAATTTGGGCAGACTGTAATTGAAAAGATCGAAAAGGATGGCCAAAAAATAAGCTCCACACTGATTCGTAACTATCTAAAAGAAGGACGAGTCGATGAGATCGAGCCTTATCTGGGTAGAAGATATAAACTCAACGGTACGGTAATTCATGGGGATAAGCGTGGTCGTACGATCGGGTTCCCGACAGCAAACCTTGATACGGATCAATATTCATTACCAAAAGTGGGAGTTTACGCAGTAGAAGTCTCCATCCATAAAAAAAGTTATCTAGCGATGGCGAATGTAGGTTACAAACCTACATTTAAAGATGATCAAATAAAACCTTCACTTGAAGTTCATATCTTTGACTTCAACAATGAAATATACGGTGAAGATGTTCGAATCACTTGGTTGAAGAGAATTCGTGATGAGAAGAAATTTAGTGGAATAGAAGAGCTTATTGCTCAGCTTCATGCAGATAAAAGCAGAACATATGAGATCATACAATCACTGTAA
- the rpsO gene encoding 30S ribosomal protein S15, whose amino-acid sequence MAITQERKNELISEYKVHDTDTGSPEVQIAILTEQINELNDHLRTHKKDHHSRRGLLKMVGKRRNLLTYLRNKDITRYRELIGRLGLRR is encoded by the coding sequence ATGGCTATTACTCAAGAGCGTAAGAACGAACTAATCAGCGAGTATAAGGTACATGATACGGACACTGGATCACCAGAAGTTCAAATCGCTATCCTTACTGAACAAATCAATGAGTTGAATGATCACTTGCGTACACACAAGAAAGATCACCACTCACGTCGTGGTCTATTGAAAATGGTTGGTAAGCGTCGTAACTTGTTAACGTACCTACGTAACAAGGACATCACGCGTTACCGCGAATTGATCGGAAGACTTGGATTACGTCGTTAA
- the pnp gene encoding polyribonucleotide nucleotidyltransferase, whose translation MDQQKRTFTMDWAGRTLTFEIGELAKQANGAVMVRYGDTAVLSTAVASKQPKNLSFFPLTVNYEERLYAVGKIPGGFIKREGRPSEKAVLASRLIDRPIRPLFADGFRNEVQVVSTVMSVDQNCSSEMAAMIGSSLALSISDIPFEGPIAGVTVGRIEGKFVINPTVEQNEKSDIQLVVAGTKHAINMVEAGAEEVSEEVMLEAIMFGHEEIKRLIAFQEEIVSEIGKEKMEIVLHELDKDVEQEVREFVGNDVKEAVKVVEKHARQEALDAVSANVASRYEEDEDKASEAKEVLHKLIKEEVRRLILKEKVRPDGRKTDEIRQLSSKVGILARTHGSGLFTRGQTQALSICTLGALGDVQVLDGLGVEESKRFMHQYNFPPFSVGETGFMRGPGRREIGHGALGERALEQVIPNEEEFPYTIRLVSEVLESNGSTSQASICASTLALMDAGVPIKAPVAGIAMGLISDGEDVTVLTDIQGMEDHLGDMDFKVAGTPNGITALQMDIKISGINREILQEALTQAKEGRMIILKSMLATLSESRTQLSQYAPKILTMKINPDKIRDVIGPSGKIINKIIEETGVKIDIEQDGTVFIASTDEAMNKKAKKIIEDIVREVQVGEYYMGKVKRIEKFGAFVELFSGKDGLVHISELAEERVGKVEDVVKLGDEVMVKVMEIDNQGRVNLSRKVVLKEEKAKNEQQQNV comes from the coding sequence ATGGATCAACAAAAAAGAACTTTTACAATGGACTGGGCGGGTAGAACGCTTACGTTCGAAATTGGAGAATTAGCAAAACAAGCGAACGGTGCTGTAATGGTCAGATATGGCGATACTGCAGTACTTTCAACAGCTGTTGCATCAAAACAGCCTAAAAATCTTAGTTTCTTTCCGCTGACAGTAAACTATGAAGAACGTTTATATGCAGTTGGTAAAATTCCAGGTGGGTTTATTAAACGTGAAGGGCGTCCAAGCGAGAAAGCTGTATTAGCGAGTCGTTTGATCGACCGTCCTATTCGTCCTCTATTCGCAGATGGTTTCCGTAACGAAGTACAAGTTGTCAGCACCGTAATGAGTGTGGATCAAAACTGTTCTTCAGAAATGGCTGCAATGATAGGGTCATCTCTTGCGTTGTCTATTTCCGATATTCCTTTTGAAGGACCGATCGCTGGAGTAACTGTTGGTCGAATCGAAGGCAAATTTGTGATCAATCCAACGGTTGAACAAAATGAAAAAAGTGATATTCAGTTAGTTGTGGCGGGTACTAAACATGCCATAAACATGGTTGAAGCTGGCGCAGAAGAAGTTTCTGAAGAAGTTATGCTTGAAGCGATCATGTTCGGTCATGAAGAGATCAAACGCTTAATCGCTTTCCAAGAAGAGATTGTTTCTGAAATCGGTAAAGAAAAGATGGAGATTGTTCTTCATGAGTTAGATAAAGATGTTGAACAAGAAGTTCGTGAATTTGTTGGGAACGATGTGAAAGAAGCAGTTAAGGTTGTTGAAAAGCATGCACGTCAAGAAGCTTTAGACGCTGTTAGTGCAAACGTCGCTTCTCGCTATGAAGAAGATGAAGATAAAGCCAGCGAAGCAAAAGAGGTTTTACATAAACTCATCAAAGAAGAAGTGAGACGCTTGATCCTTAAGGAGAAAGTACGTCCGGACGGAAGAAAAACGGATGAGATCCGTCAACTTTCTTCAAAAGTAGGCATTTTAGCTAGAACTCATGGTTCGGGTCTATTTACACGCGGACAAACTCAAGCACTCAGCATCTGTACGTTAGGAGCTCTTGGAGATGTTCAAGTTCTTGATGGTCTTGGTGTGGAGGAATCTAAACGCTTTATGCACCAATACAACTTCCCTCCATTCAGTGTAGGTGAAACTGGTTTTATGCGCGGACCAGGCAGACGTGAGATTGGTCATGGTGCACTAGGTGAACGTGCGTTAGAGCAAGTGATTCCGAACGAAGAAGAGTTCCCATACACGATTCGTCTCGTATCAGAAGTATTAGAATCCAACGGTTCTACATCACAAGCAAGTATTTGTGCAAGTACGCTTGCATTGATGGATGCTGGTGTACCGATCAAAGCTCCTGTTGCAGGTATTGCTATGGGTCTGATCTCTGACGGTGAAGACGTAACGGTGCTAACGGATATTCAAGGCATGGAGGATCACCTTGGAGATATGGACTTTAAAGTAGCAGGTACACCAAACGGTATCACTGCTCTTCAAATGGACATTAAGATTTCAGGGATTAATCGTGAAATTCTTCAAGAAGCTTTAACGCAAGCTAAAGAAGGGCGTATGATCATCCTAAAGTCTATGCTTGCTACACTTTCAGAGTCTCGTACACAACTTTCTCAATATGCTCCTAAGATCTTAACAATGAAGATCAATCCAGATAAGATCCGCGATGTAATCGGGCCAAGCGGGAAGATCATCAACAAGATCATTGAAGAAACTGGTGTTAAGATTGATATCGAGCAAGATGGTACAGTCTTCATCGCTTCAACTGACGAAGCTATGAACAAAAAAGCGAAGAAAATCATCGAAGATATTGTTCGTGAAGTTCAAGTAGGAGAGTACTACATGGGTAAAGTTAAACGTATCGAAAAGTTTGGTGCGTTCGTAGAACTATTCAGCGGTAAAGATGGACTCGTTCATATCTCTGAGCTTGCTGAAGAGCGTGTAGGAAAAGTTGAAGATGTTGTGAAGCTTGGTGACGAGGTCATGGTTAAAGTCATGGAGATTGATAATCAAGGTCGCGTAAACTTATCTCGCAAAGTTGTACTGAAAGAAGAAAAAGCAAAGAACGAACAGCAGCAAAACGTATAA
- a CDS encoding polysaccharide deacetylase family protein codes for MKNKILQWSLVVLVITSIAFSLHNPFTSTYIESLKAQSTAVSQMESNSIYQQIKEKAKELNRPPKNAEIDPVWKATPGYNGIVVDMEASFKAMKKANKFDNNKLVIKQINPSIHLEDLPASPIYRGNPEKPMVTLLVNVAWGNEYLPGMLQTMKKNNVKSTYFLDGSWVKKNPSLAKMIAEEKHEIGNHAYSHPDLKKMTNSRINEELKQTNEVIHATLDIHPKWFAPPSGSFRNDVVQIASEMDMKTILWTVDTIDWRKPNPDEMVNRVLSKVHPGAMILMHPTESSSAGLDKLIKGIKEKGYSIGTVTDLMDETRLVPKTIK; via the coding sequence GTGAAAAATAAAATTCTTCAATGGTCTTTAGTAGTATTGGTTATCACTTCGATAGCGTTTTCGTTGCATAATCCTTTTACAAGCACCTATATTGAGAGTTTGAAGGCTCAGAGCACTGCCGTTTCACAAATGGAGTCTAATTCAATCTATCAGCAGATCAAAGAAAAAGCGAAGGAGCTAAATCGTCCTCCTAAAAATGCAGAAATTGATCCAGTCTGGAAAGCCACTCCCGGTTATAATGGCATTGTTGTTGATATGGAAGCATCCTTTAAAGCAATGAAAAAAGCGAATAAATTTGATAATAATAAACTTGTTATAAAGCAAATAAATCCAAGTATTCATCTTGAAGACCTTCCTGCATCACCTATTTATAGAGGTAATCCTGAAAAACCTATGGTTACTTTGTTAGTAAACGTTGCATGGGGAAATGAGTACCTGCCTGGTATGCTCCAGACGATGAAAAAAAATAATGTAAAGTCAACATATTTTCTAGATGGTTCATGGGTGAAGAAGAATCCGTCACTTGCTAAGATGATCGCAGAAGAAAAACATGAGATCGGAAATCATGCATATTCCCATCCGGATTTAAAGAAGATGACCAATTCGCGAATTAATGAGGAACTTAAACAAACGAATGAAGTGATACACGCAACATTAGACATACACCCAAAGTGGTTTGCTCCTCCAAGTGGCAGCTTTCGTAACGACGTTGTGCAAATTGCCTCAGAGATGGATATGAAAACAATTCTTTGGACGGTTGATACGATCGATTGGAGAAAGCCTAATCCTGATGAAATGGTTAACAGAGTGCTCAGTAAAGTACATCCTGGTGCTATGATTTTGATGCACCCAACGGAATCATCTTCTGCTGGTTTAGATAAACTAATTAAAGGAATAAAAGAAAAAGGATATAGCATAGGTACGGTAACAGACTTGATGGATGAAACGAGATTAGTACCTAAAACCATCAAGTAA
- a CDS encoding M16 family metallopeptidase — protein MIKRYTCSNGVRIVLENIPTVRSVAIGVWIGTGSRFENTKNNGISHFLEHMFFKGTKTRTAREIAESFDSIGGQVNAFTSKEYTCYYAKVLDTHSPYALEVLADMFFNSTFDEGELSKEKNVVLEEIKMYEDTPDDIVHDMLSRASFQNHELGFPILGTEETLNTFTGNTLRDYMDTHYVPEEVVISVAGNVDESFIKEVEKWFGDYKTSGVIKPEIQTPVFHPEKLSRKKETEQAHLCLGFPGLSLKDKRSYSLIILNNIFGSSMSSRLFQEVREQKGLAYSVFSYHSAFQDNGIFTIYGGTAPHQLDELYNTILNIVDDLKENGITDKELKNSKEQIKGNLMLSLESTNSRMSRNGKHELILGYHRTLDDMVESIDNVSKGDVDTLIQSIFSEGCSASLVSPQGELPKGLQ, from the coding sequence TTGATTAAGAGATATACATGCTCAAACGGCGTGCGAATTGTTTTGGAAAACATTCCAACTGTACGCTCTGTAGCGATCGGTGTATGGATCGGCACAGGTTCAAGATTTGAAAACACAAAAAACAATGGAATCTCGCATTTTCTGGAGCATATGTTCTTTAAAGGAACAAAGACGAGGACTGCAAGAGAAATTGCTGAATCTTTTGATAGCATCGGTGGACAAGTGAATGCTTTCACTTCAAAAGAATACACTTGTTATTATGCAAAAGTTCTAGATACGCATTCACCGTATGCTCTAGAAGTACTAGCGGATATGTTTTTTAATTCTACCTTCGATGAAGGAGAGTTATCGAAAGAAAAGAATGTTGTTTTAGAAGAAATAAAAATGTATGAAGATACACCTGATGATATTGTTCATGATATGTTAAGCCGTGCTAGTTTTCAAAATCATGAACTCGGTTTTCCTATTTTAGGAACAGAAGAAACATTGAACACGTTTACGGGGAATACGCTTCGAGATTATATGGATACTCATTATGTTCCAGAAGAAGTAGTTATATCTGTCGCTGGAAACGTCGATGAATCGTTCATAAAGGAAGTTGAGAAATGGTTCGGTGACTACAAAACAAGCGGAGTCATAAAACCAGAAATTCAAACTCCAGTTTTTCATCCTGAGAAGCTATCCCGTAAGAAAGAAACAGAACAAGCACATCTATGTCTTGGTTTTCCAGGACTTTCTCTGAAAGATAAACGCAGCTATAGTTTGATCATTCTTAATAACATTTTTGGATCAAGCATGTCTAGCCGTTTGTTTCAAGAAGTAAGAGAACAGAAAGGATTAGCTTATTCAGTGTTCTCTTATCATTCAGCGTTTCAGGATAATGGAATCTTTACTATTTATGGAGGAACAGCTCCACATCAATTAGATGAATTGTATAATACGATTTTAAATATAGTAGATGATTTAAAAGAGAACGGAATTACTGACAAAGAGCTGAAGAACTCTAAAGAACAGATAAAAGGAAACTTGATGCTGAGTCTTGAAAGCACCAACAGCAGAATGAGTCGCAATGGAAAACATGAGCTCATCTTGGGTTACCACCGTACTCTTGATGATATGGTCGAGTCCATCGATAATGTGTCAAAAGGCGATGTAGACACGTTGATTCAATCTATCTTTAGTGAAGGATGTTCAGCTTCTTTAGTGAGTCCGCAAGGAGAACTTCCAAAAGGACTTCAATAG
- the dpaA gene encoding dipicolinic acid synthetase subunit A, whose protein sequence is MLTDLHIAVFGGDARQLEVIRKLTELDAILTLIGYDQLDHGFTGASKMDIDEVDFSKLDSIILPVSGTGTQGEIDTIFSNKKMILTEDHLKKTKDHCQVFSGISNSYLDAITKSSNRKLTKLFERDDVAIYNSIPTVEGTIMMVIQHTDITIHQSNTIVLGFGRVGMSVARTFQALGARVKVGARKSEHMARISEMGMIPFHLDDLKNEVYETDVCINTIPTQIVNADVISKFPSHTLVVDLASKPGGTDFRYAEKRGIKALLAPGLPGIVAPKTAGKIVANVLSQLLINEFKRKG, encoded by the coding sequence ATGTTAACGGATTTGCATATCGCCGTTTTTGGCGGCGATGCGAGACAGTTAGAAGTTATTCGGAAACTAACAGAACTGGATGCGATACTTACACTTATCGGTTATGACCAACTTGATCATGGATTCACTGGAGCTTCAAAAATGGATATAGATGAAGTGGATTTTTCAAAGTTAGACAGCATCATTCTGCCTGTAAGCGGCACAGGAACGCAGGGGGAGATCGATACTATTTTCTCTAATAAAAAAATGATTTTAACAGAAGATCATCTTAAAAAGACGAAAGACCATTGCCAAGTATTCTCAGGTATCAGCAATTCTTATTTAGATGCGATTACAAAAAGCAGCAATAGAAAACTAACAAAGTTATTTGAAAGAGATGATGTTGCGATCTATAACAGCATCCCTACTGTTGAAGGAACGATCATGATGGTCATCCAGCACACAGATATCACCATCCATCAATCAAATACAATTGTCCTTGGATTTGGACGTGTAGGAATGAGTGTTGCAAGAACATTTCAAGCATTAGGAGCGCGCGTAAAGGTGGGAGCTAGAAAATCTGAACATATGGCGAGGATCTCGGAGATGGGGATGATTCCTTTTCACTTAGATGATTTAAAGAATGAAGTCTATGAAACGGATGTTTGTATTAATACGATTCCCACACAGATTGTTAATGCTGATGTAATCTCAAAGTTTCCTTCACATACATTAGTTGTTGATCTAGCTTCAAAGCCTGGAGGCACTGATTTTAGATATGCAGAAAAACGCGGGATCAAAGCACTTCTTGCACCTGGCCTACCAGGAATTGTTGCTCCTAAAACAGCCGGTAAGATTGTTGCAAATGTACTTTCGCAGCTCTTAATCAACGAATTTAAGCGGAAGGGGTAA
- the dpaB gene encoding dipicolinate synthase subunit B translates to MEFKGKHIGFGLTGSHCTYDAVFPQIQKLVELGANVSPFFTHTVGHTSTRFGVEGEWVEKIKQITGNEPVDSIVKAEPFGPKTPLDCMVIAPLTGNSISKFANAMTDSPVLMGAKATLRNQKPVVLGISTNDGLGLNGVNIMRLMATKNIYFIPFSQDDPVKKQNSLVAHMDTLIDTIELAIQGKQLQPVLRVRDLG, encoded by the coding sequence ATGGAATTTAAAGGTAAGCATATCGGTTTTGGATTGACGGGATCTCACTGTACGTATGATGCCGTGTTTCCACAAATTCAAAAGCTTGTCGAGTTAGGAGCGAATGTTTCTCCATTCTTTACACATACCGTAGGGCACACATCTACACGTTTTGGAGTGGAAGGGGAATGGGTGGAAAAGATTAAACAGATCACAGGAAATGAACCAGTTGATTCTATTGTAAAGGCTGAACCATTTGGACCGAAAACACCACTTGATTGTATGGTCATTGCTCCGTTGACCGGAAATTCGATAAGCAAATTTGCAAATGCTATGACAGATTCCCCCGTATTAATGGGAGCAAAAGCAACGCTTCGTAACCAAAAACCGGTCGTTCTCGGCATATCTACAAATGACGGACTAGGACTGAACGGTGTTAATATCATGAGGTTGATGGCTACAAAGAATATCTATTTCATTCCATTCAGTCAAGACGATCCAGTCAAAAAGCAAAACTCATTAGTCGCGCACATGGACACCCTTATTGACACGATCGAGCTAGCCATTCAAGGGAAACAGCTCCAGCCTGTTCTTAGGGTAAGAGATTTAGGGTAA
- the asd gene encoding aspartate-semialdehyde dehydrogenase, whose protein sequence is MSQKSFHVAVVGATGAVGQQMLNTLSEKNFPIKKLSLLASKRSAGQVITFDGESHTIQEATPEAFEGVDLALFSAGGSVSKALAHEAVKRGAIVVDNTSAFRMDPTVPLVVPEVNEQDLLKHNGIIANPNCSTIQMVVALQPLHEKFGLKKVIVSTYQAVSGAGAKAVEELKEQSRAILNDESFEASIMPCASDKKHYQIAFNAVPQIDKFEENGYTFEELKMMNETKKIMHLENLEIAATCVRLPVETGHSESLYAEFENGNPSVQEIRELLKTAPGITLQDQPENQIYPMPAIAAGLPDVFVGRIRKDLDRDNAYHMWVVSDNLLKGAAYNSVQIAESLIKLNLL, encoded by the coding sequence ATGAGCCAAAAATCATTTCATGTAGCTGTAGTAGGAGCAACTGGCGCAGTTGGCCAGCAGATGTTAAATACGTTAAGTGAAAAAAACTTTCCAATAAAAAAATTATCACTTCTTGCGAGTAAAAGATCCGCAGGACAGGTCATCACATTTGATGGAGAATCTCATACAATTCAAGAAGCAACTCCTGAAGCATTTGAAGGTGTTGATCTTGCTTTGTTCTCTGCGGGAGGGTCTGTATCCAAAGCTCTTGCACATGAAGCGGTGAAAAGAGGTGCGATCGTTGTAGATAACACGAGCGCTTTCAGAATGGATCCGACCGTACCACTTGTTGTACCTGAAGTGAACGAACAAGATCTATTAAAACATAACGGAATTATTGCGAATCCGAACTGTTCAACGATTCAGATGGTCGTTGCTCTTCAGCCTCTTCACGAAAAGTTCGGACTTAAAAAAGTGATCGTTTCTACTTATCAAGCTGTTTCAGGTGCTGGAGCTAAAGCAGTTGAAGAGCTAAAAGAACAATCAAGAGCGATTCTGAACGATGAATCATTCGAGGCCTCCATCATGCCTTGTGCTTCAGACAAAAAGCACTATCAGATTGCATTTAACGCGGTTCCACAAATTGATAAATTTGAAGAGAACGGCTATACGTTTGAAGAGCTAAAGATGATGAACGAAACAAAAAAAATCATGCATTTAGAAAATTTAGAGATCGCAGCAACTTGTGTACGATTACCAGTTGAGACAGGACATTCAGAATCTTTATATGCAGAGTTCGAGAATGGAAACCCTTCTGTTCAAGAAATCAGAGAACTACTAAAAACAGCTCCTGGTATTACACTTCAGGATCAGCCTGAAAATCAGATCTATCCTATGCCGGCAATAGCAGCAGGCTTGCCTGACGTTTTTGTTGGAAGAATACGAAAAGACTTAGACCGTGATAACGCCTATCACATGTGGGTCGTGTCAGATAACTTACTTAAAGGTGCTGCATATAACTCCGTTCAAATCGCAGAGAGCTTAATTAAATTAAATCTGCTTTAA